The following DNA comes from Rhodopseudomonas boonkerdii.
CCACAGAAACCGCGCCGAACTCGCCCATCGCCCGCGCATTGCAGAGCAGGACGCCGTAGAGCAATCCCCATTTGATGTTGGGCAGCGTCACGATGAGGAAGGTTCGCCAGCCGCTGGCGCCGAGCGAGATCGCGGCTTCCTCCTCCTGCGAGCCCTGCTCTTGCATCAACGGGATGAGTTCGCGGGCGACGAAGGGGAAGGTAACGAAGGTGGTTGCCAGCACAATGGCCGGCGGCGCAAACAGGATCGTGATGCCGTGGGCGATCAACCACGGACCGAAATAACCCTGGGCACCGAACAGCAGCACAAAGACGAGGCCGGAAATAACCGGACTGACCGAGAACGGTAGATCGATCAGGGTGACCAACAGCGTCTTGCCGCGGAACTCGAATTTCGCAACTGCCCAGGCTGCTGTAACCCCGAAGACCACATTTAGGCTGACCGAAATCAGCGCAGTGAATAGCGTCAGCTTGATCGCCGACCACGCCTCGGCCTCACCGAGCGCACTGAAATAGAAGCTGGCGCCGCGCGAAAACGCTTCCGAGAATACCAGTATCAGCGGCAGCACGACAAAGACGGAGAGAAACGTCACGGCAAAACCGATGACGACGCTGCGAACCCACAAGGGTTCGGTTCGGAAATCTTTCTTAACCGCGCTCACGCGCCGTTCTCCGATCTCGGCTGTGTCTATCGTTGCTACGGTCATATCAGATCAACTCGCTGCGAGCGCGCGTGTTTGTGCCCAACGCTGCAGCCGGTTGAGCAGGAAAATGATGATAAACGACGCCACCAGCATCACGACCGCGATCGCGGTGGCGTCGGCATAGCGGAATTCGGATAACCGGATCACGATCAGCAGCGGCGCGATTTCCGAGACATTCGGCAGATTGCCTGCGATGAAGATGACGGAGCCATATTCTCCGACCGCACGGGCGAAGGCGAGGGCAAAGCCGGTCAAGATCGCCGGCGTCAGACTCGGGATGATGACACGCGTCACGGTCTGCCAGCGCGTTGCCCCCAGGCAGGCGGCCGCCTCCTCGATCTCTGTATCGAGATCGATCAGCACCGGTTGCACCGTGCGCACGACGAACGGAATGCCGATGAACACCATGGCGAGAAAGATGCCGATCGGCGTAAAGGCCACCTTGATGCCGAGCGAGGCCAACGGCGCGCCGAGCCATCCATTCTGTGCAAACAGCGTGGTCAGTGCGATGCCCGCCACCGCCGTTGGCAATGCAAAGGGGATATCGACGATAGCATCGAAGATCCGGCGGCCCGGAAAACGGTAGCGTACCAGCGCCCAGACGACGACGAGGCCGGCGACAAGATTAACCAACGCAGCGGCGAACGCGAGGCCGAACGAAATCTGCAGCGCATGCAAGGTGCGGCGACTGGTGACGGTGTCAATGAACTGCGAGAAGCCGAGCTCGCTCGTCTTCACGAACAGACCGGCCAGCGGAATCAGGATCAGCAGCGAAAGCCACGTCAGGGTCAACCCCATGCTCAGGCCAAACCCCGGCAAGGCACTTCGTTTCGATACCGCACTCACAGCAAGCCCTCTGGAAAATGCGAAGCACCCAGGCCGGTCGACGGCCTGGGTGCCCGTCGCGGCCAATCAGTTCTTGTAGATCTTGTCGAACACGCCGCCTTCGGCGAAGTGCTCGCTTTGCGCCTTGGTCCAGCCGCCGAACACATCATCGATGGTGAACAGATCTACCTTAGCAAAATTTGCTTCGAACTTCTTCGCAATTTCCGCGTCGCGCGGGCGATAGAAATTGCGGCCGGCGATTTCCTGGCCTTCCTTCGTGTACCAGTATTTCAGATAGGCCTCGGCGGCCGCTTTGGTTCCCTTCTTGTCGACCACCGTATCGACCACCGCGACCGGCGGCTCGGCGAGAATCGAGATCGACGGCGTAACGATTTCGAACTTGTCCTTGCCGAATTCGGCCAGCGCCAGATAGGCCTCGTTCTCCCAGGCCAGCAGCACGTCACCGACGCCGCGCTGAACGAACGTAATGGTCGAGCCGCGCGCGCCAGTGTCGAGCACGGGCACATTCTTGAAGATATTGCCGACGAATTCCCTCGCCTTGTCCTGCGAACCGTATTTCTTCAGCGCATACCCCCAAGCGCCGAGATAATTCCAGCGGGCACCGCCCGAGGTCTTGGGATTCGGCGTGATGACGCTGACGCCGCTCTTGATCAGGTCGTCCCAGTCCTTGATTGCCTTCGGGTTGCCCTTGCGCACCAGGAACACGATGGTCGAGGTATAGGGCGAGGCATTCTGCGGCAATCGCTTCTGCCAGTCCTTCGCCGTCAACCCCTTGTTGGCTACCGCATCGATATCATAGGCAAGCGCCAGCGTCACGACATCGGCCTGAAGGCCATCGATGACCGAGCGGGCCTGTGCGCCCGAGCCGCCATGCGATTGCTTGATCTCGATGCTCTTGCCGGTTTCCTTCTGATACACCGCAGCAAAAGCCTTGTTGAAATCGACATAGAGTTCGCGCGTCGGATCGTAGGACACGTTCAGCAGCGTGACATCGGCGGCAAAAGCTGAGCTGGCCCATAGCAGCGATGCAGCGGCGATGGCGAAGCGACGGATCATGCGAGACCTCCATGGACCGGATGGCAACAGCACCACCCCGGCAACGCAGCAAGGTTCGAAAAGTTGGAGCGCGAAGTCAACGAAAGCAGATTTCAATGATCCGCCGATGACGACGGCAATCTGCCACAAAACCGCCACTCACGAGAATGCGGCAATCTGCCGATCCGTCACTGCAAGTAGCGGAGCGGCGAAGCAATCCGGACGTCGCTCGACGGAAGACCCGGATCGCTTCGTCGCAAGGTCTCCCTGCAATGACGATTACTGAACATTCGCCGCGTGACGCGCCTGCATGCGCCGGTGCAGCGCCGTGACGCGGCCATCGCCGGTCGGTTGATAGAACACCGTGTAACGCTTCACTGTCGCTGCAAAGGCTTCAGCATCGGCCTCCTTCTTCACTTCGAACGCATCGAAGCCGGCACGCAGCATCAGCACGAACTGGTCGCGCAATACCTGGCCGATGGCCCGCAACTCGCCCTTGTAGCCGTAACGCTCGCGCAGGAGCCGTGCCTGGCTATAGGCACGCCCATCGCGAAAGGTTGGAAACACCAGCGCGACGACAGCAAGCTTCTCAAGGTAAGGCACGAGTTCGTCGAGATCGCGATTGTTCGGCCAGATGACGCCGGTCGGCGCGTTGCGCGCGGCCAGCCCGCCCGGATCTTCGAGAAACCGCGTCGCCGGAATCAGCGCTGCACCCTCCACCGGAAGCGCGCTGTCATCGGCCACGTGGACGAAGCTGTCGGCAACGATGGCGCCTTTCTTAACGAGTGGCATAAACACGCTCCTTGAACGGCTCGACGCCGAGACGTTCGACGGTCTGATAGAACAATTCATCCGGCCGGGCTCGCAGCGCCAGATAGGCTTCGACGATGTCCTCGATGACGTTCGCCACATCATCGTAGGGCACCGCCGGTCCGATCAACGTGCCGACCACCGCCCCCTCATCCGCGCGGCCGCCGATGGTGATCTGGTAGAATTCCTCGTTGTTTTTCTCCACGCCGAGAATGCCGATGTGGCCGACATGGTGATGGCCGCACGCATTGATGCAGCCGGAGATATTGATGTGCAGCCGGCCGATCATTTCCGCAATGTCGTGATTGGCGAAACGGCGCGTGAGTTCCTGCGCGATCGGGATCGCGCGCGCATTGGCAAGCGAGCAATAGTCGAGGCCGGGACACGCGATGATATCGGTGATCAGGTTCACATTCGGAGTCGCCAGGCCGAGCTTGTCGAGCTGTCGCCACAATGCCGGCAAATCGCGCTTGGCGACATTCGGCAGCGCAAGGTTCTGCTCATGGCCGACGCGGATTTCGCCGAAGGAATATTTTTCCGCAAGATCGGCGACGGCGTCGAGCTGATCCGCGGTGGCGTCGCCAGGGGGGGCGCCCACGGGCTTCAGGGAAAGCGTGACGATGGCATAGCCGGGCCGCTGGTGCGGCGCGACGGAGTTCTTCAGCCAGCGCTCGAAATGCGGATCGGCTGAAGCCGCCAGCAATTCGTCAGGCGCATCCGGGAGTTTCTCGTAATCCGGATAGCTGAAGCGCGAGCGGATATCGGCAACCACTTCGTCGTCGAGCTCCAGCGCGCTATGGCGCATCGCCTGCCATTCCTCTTCGACCTCCGCAGAAAACTTCTCGATGCCGAGTTCATGCACGAGGATCTTGATGCGCGCCTTGTAGATATTGTCGCGGCGGCCATACTGATTGTAGACGCGCAGGATCGCCTCGACATAGCTGAGGATGTCGCGGCCTGCCACGAACGGCTTGATCACCTTGCCGATGAACGGCGTACGGCCGAGTCCGCCACCGACCAGCACTTCGAACCCGGTCTCGCCGGCCTCATTGCGATGGATACGCAAGCCGATGTCATGCACCCTGATCGCTGCGCGATCATGATCCGCCGCTGTGATGGCGATTTTGAACTTGCGCGGAAGATAGGTGAATTCCGGATGCATGGTCGAGTATTGCCGCAGCGTCTCGGCCCAGATGCGGGGATCCTCGACCTCGCCCGGCGCCACACCCGCCCATTGATCGGTGGTGACGTTGCGCACACAATTGCCCGACGTCTGCATCGCATGGATGCCGACCGACGCGAGTTCTTCCAGCGCATCGGGCAGATCGGCGAGCTTGATCCAGTTGAACTGGATGTTCTGCCGCGTAGTGAAGTGACCATAGCCGCGGTCATAGCGCCGCGCCACATGCGCAAGCTTGCGCATCTGCGGCGACGACAGCGTGCCATAGGGAATGGCGACGCGGAGCATATAGGCGTGCAGCTGAAGATACACGCCGTTCATCAACCGCAGCATCTTGAATTCGTCTTCGGTCAGTTCACCGGACAGACGGCGCTTCACCTGATCGCGGAATTCGGCGACCCGCTCGTTGACGAGCGTACGATCGATTTCATCATAAGCATACATGTCGAAAACCTTCAGGCCGGAACCGGCAGATCGATGGTGACGCCCTTGCGGCGAATGCGCTCGCGCAGATTGCCGGGCTCGACGGCGCCGTCTGCCTTGACGATCACCGGGGCGATATAGGCGCCGATGGCACCGAGATCATCGGCCGCGGACTCGGCGAGCAACGCACGTGCATCATCGGCGGTGCGCACGATGGCCGCCAGAGCAAGATCAGGCGTCCAGCCTTTGCTGGTGTCGCGATAGATCACAACGCCATCCCAGGTTCGATTGGCAGTCACCACCGATGGGCCGGTGATCTTGATTTTCTGTTGCAGTGGAGAGGTCATTCGGCAGCTACCAAAATGCTGGAGACAAACTTTTTGACGTGAGCGGCACGCCAGGGCGCGGAATGCGCCACGACATCGCCGATGATGAGGATCGCCGGGCCGCTATCGATCTGCCCGACCAGTGCCGGAAGATCGTCGAGCGTACCGACCGCCGCCTGGGCGTCGGGCCGGGTCACC
Coding sequences within:
- a CDS encoding nitrite/sulfite reductase produces the protein MYAYDEIDRTLVNERVAEFRDQVKRRLSGELTEDEFKMLRLMNGVYLQLHAYMLRVAIPYGTLSSPQMRKLAHVARRYDRGYGHFTTRQNIQFNWIKLADLPDALEELASVGIHAMQTSGNCVRNVTTDQWAGVAPGEVEDPRIWAETLRQYSTMHPEFTYLPRKFKIAITAADHDRAAIRVHDIGLRIHRNEAGETGFEVLVGGGLGRTPFIGKVIKPFVAGRDILSYVEAILRVYNQYGRRDNIYKARIKILVHELGIEKFSAEVEEEWQAMRHSALELDDEVVADIRSRFSYPDYEKLPDAPDELLAASADPHFERWLKNSVAPHQRPGYAIVTLSLKPVGAPPGDATADQLDAVADLAEKYSFGEIRVGHEQNLALPNVAKRDLPALWRQLDKLGLATPNVNLITDIIACPGLDYCSLANARAIPIAQELTRRFANHDIAEMIGRLHINISGCINACGHHHVGHIGILGVEKNNEEFYQITIGGRADEGAVVGTLIGPAVPYDDVANVIEDIVEAYLALRARPDELFYQTVERLGVEPFKERVYATR
- a CDS encoding DUF934 domain-containing protein; this translates as MPLVKKGAIVADSFVHVADDSALPVEGAALIPATRFLEDPGGLAARNAPTGVIWPNNRDLDELVPYLEKLAVVALVFPTFRDGRAYSQARLLRERYGYKGELRAIGQVLRDQFVLMLRAGFDAFEVKKEADAEAFAATVKRYTVFYQPTGDGRVTALHRRMQARHAANVQ
- the cysT gene encoding sulfate ABC transporter permease subunit CysT, whose product is MGLTLTWLSLLILIPLAGLFVKTSELGFSQFIDTVTSRRTLHALQISFGLAFAAALVNLVAGLVVVWALVRYRFPGRRIFDAIVDIPFALPTAVAGIALTTLFAQNGWLGAPLASLGIKVAFTPIGIFLAMVFIGIPFVVRTVQPVLIDLDTEIEEAAACLGATRWQTVTRVIIPSLTPAILTGFALAFARAVGEYGSVIFIAGNLPNVSEIAPLLIVIRLSEFRYADATAIAVVMLVASFIIIFLLNRLQRWAQTRALAAS
- the cysW gene encoding sulfate ABC transporter permease subunit CysW; this translates as MTVATIDTAEIGERRVSAVKKDFRTEPLWVRSVVIGFAVTFLSVFVVLPLILVFSEAFSRGASFYFSALGEAEAWSAIKLTLFTALISVSLNVVFGVTAAWAVAKFEFRGKTLLVTLIDLPFSVSPVISGLVFVLLFGAQGYFGPWLIAHGITILFAPPAIVLATTFVTFPFVARELIPLMQEQGSQEEEAAISLGASGWRTFLIVTLPNIKWGLLYGVLLCNARAMGEFGAVSVVSGHIRGETNTMPLLVEILYNEYQLVASFAIASLLAMLALVTLVAKIILEGRIEQGHSHRDD
- a CDS encoding sulfate ABC transporter substrate-binding protein, whose product is MIRRFAIAAASLLWASSAFAADVTLLNVSYDPTRELYVDFNKAFAAVYQKETGKSIEIKQSHGGSGAQARSVIDGLQADVVTLALAYDIDAVANKGLTAKDWQKRLPQNASPYTSTIVFLVRKGNPKAIKDWDDLIKSGVSVITPNPKTSGGARWNYLGAWGYALKKYGSQDKAREFVGNIFKNVPVLDTGARGSTITFVQRGVGDVLLAWENEAYLALAEFGKDKFEIVTPSISILAEPPVAVVDTVVDKKGTKAAAEAYLKYWYTKEGQEIAGRNFYRPRDAEIAKKFEANFAKVDLFTIDDVFGGWTKAQSEHFAEGGVFDKIYKN
- a CDS encoding DUF2849 domain-containing protein; this encodes MTSPLQQKIKITGPSVVTANRTWDGVVIYRDTSKGWTPDLALAAIVRTADDARALLAESAADDLGAIGAYIAPVIVKADGAVEPGNLRERIRRKGVTIDLPVPA